DNA sequence from the Methanofollis formosanus genome:
CCCTTTGCGTACGCGAGGGCGACGGCCCTGGCGTCCCCGGAAGCGTCCTGTTCGATGGCGATGAGCGCCGGCACGCCCGCGCCCTCCTCGTACAGCCGCCTGACAAGATGACCCGGCCCTTTCGGCGCGACCATCACGACGTTCACGTCGGGGGGCGGGACGATCTGCCCGTAGTGGATGTTGAACCCATGAGAGAACATCAGGGTCTTGCCGGCCGAGAGCCCCGGTCTGATGGCCTCCAGGTACGTCCGCGCCTGGTCCTCGTCGGGGAGGAGGACCTGGACGACGTCGGCCTGCTTTACGGCGTCAGCGACCTGAAAGACCTCGATACCGTCTTTGATCGCCTTCTCCCAGCTCTTCCCGGGCCGCACCCCGACGATCACGTCGAGGCCCGAGTCCCTGAGGTTCAGTGCCTGCCCGCGCCCCTGGGAACCGTAGCCGATGACCGCGATCCGTTTTCCGGCCAGCACGCCCAGGTCGGCGTCTGCGTCATAGTACTTCTCAACCATCTGTACCACTCGCTTAGTGCTATCGAAGTCCATAAATAACTATAGCGGGTACCTAAAATTACTACAAATTGGCGCTTTTAGATTCTCTGGACTGCGTCAAATCGAAAATTAAACTACGTTCCAGTGATGAGGGTAATGAGAATGGATCTGCCTGATGTACAGTCGACGTGTCCGGATGTCAGAATCAACCTGACGCGGGTCGGCGTAAAGAATGTAAAGAAGCTCGTTGAAGTCTCCCGCCCCGATAAGCGTCCTGTCGTTTTTATCTCCAATTTCGACGTCTATGTCGATCTCCCTGGCAGCCTGAAGGGTGCGAACCTCTCCCGCAACTTCGAGGTGATCGACGAGGTACTCCAGGAAGCCATCGACGGAAAGGTCACCGAGATCGAGGAACTCTGTAGCGTCGTCGCCAGGAAACTTCTCGACCACCACGAGTATGCCGAGAGGACCGAGATCCAGATGCGCAGCCAGTTCATGGTCCGCCGCGAGACCCCGGTCTCCAAGACCGGGTGTCATGAGGTCGTGAAGGTCTATGCCCGGGCCGTTGCGAAGAGGAACGGGGAACACCCGATCATCAGAAAGAGCATCGGTGCCGAGGTGACCGGCATGACCGCCTGCCCATGCGCGCAGGACATCATGAAGGACCATGCCATCCACGTGATGCAGGATCTCGGCGTCGAACCCGAGAAGATCGACGCCTTCTTCGAGCAGGTGCCGATGGCCACCCACAACCAGCGCGGCCGCGGCTTCCTCTGTATCGAGACCGACGACGACTCCCACGTCTCCCTCGAAACGGTCATCAACGTGCTCAAGGCCTCCATGAGCGCTTCGATCTATGAACTCCTCAAGCGCGGCGACGAGAACTATGTCGTGATGCAGGCGCACTCCAACGCCCGCTTTGTCGAGGACTGTGTCCGCGAGATGGCGCGGAGGGTGGTCCAGGAGTTCGGCGATCTGCCGGGCGACTCCTCGCTCCTCCTCAGACAGACGAACGAGGAGAGCATCCACCAGCACGACGCCTACGCGGAGCGGAAGGCGACGCTCGCCGAACTCATCTGTGAGTTGAACGGCGACTGAACGAATCACTTTCTTCTTTTTTTCAGCGATTTTTGTGAGTTCCGGGCTCACGAGTACCAGATCTTTCAGTGAGCACGTCCCGAAACGCGCGGGTCTTGCCGCGCTCTCGCCGGTCGCTCCGGTTCCGCCCCGCCCTCTCTGAGAAAGACGGCGATCTCATGCACCCGACCGTCCGCCGCCCTGACCGGCGTCATGGATACCTCGAAGGTCTTTCCACAGGCCTGCACCTCACCCCTGGCCGTCCGCCCCACGTTCAAAACCTCCTCCCGCATCTTGTCGAGGGCGGCGTGGAGGGTCACGGCACGCTCTTTTCCGGCCTGGCCGAAGATCCGGCCGGCCTGCTCGTTGAGATCGAGCACCGCCCCGCCCGGATCGATGAGAACCACCAGATCGGGGGAGGCGTTGAGGAGGGTCCGTGCCCGCTGCCGGCTTCGGTCCAGGGCGAGACGGGCGTGCCGCCGATGGAGAGCGACGGCCGCCTGCCGCATGAATCCCTCGATCAACGCACCCTTCTCTTTCCCCTCTCTTCCCTCCCTCAGGACGACCACATCCCCCAGGAACGTCTCGTGGCAGACAAGGGGGGCGTACATGCACCCGCCGTTGCTGGCGCCAGGGAGCGCCGCGGCCGGGTGATCGGCGATCTCGACCTCCTCGTACAGGCGGGTCCGTGCCTTTTCCCTCTCTCTGACGGTCATGGGAAAGTGCGTGCCCACCAGTTCGCCGCCAGGCCCCCCCTCTCCGTCCGGTCCGACGACCGCTTCGATGCGGAATGCATGCAGGTCGCGGTCATAGGAGGAGACGACGACCGTCGAGCCCGGCAGCAGTTTCCCGACCTGCCTGCCGATGTAGCCGAAGACCTCGTCGTCGTCTTCCATCTCGACAAAACCCATCGCCGTCTTTGAGAGCACCGCCGTCTCCTCGGCATGCCGGCGTTGCTCCTCCTCGAAGTGCTTCTGGGCGGTGATGTCTCTCGCGATGGTCGAGGCCCCGACCACCCGGCCACCCTCGTCTCTCACCGGCGAGACCGAGATGGCGACGTCGACCCTGGACCCGTCCTTTCTCACCCTGACCGTCTCAAGCCGGTCGATTCCCCGTCCTGCTTCGACCTCGTCCTGTATTGTATCCATTTCGGCGGCATTCTCGGGTGGGACGAGCGGGTCGAGGGTCCGACCGATCATCTCGTCCCGCATGTACCCGTACAGCCGTTCGGCGCCCTCGTTCCACGAAACAATTTTTCCGTCGAGGTCTTTGCCGATGATGGCGTCTTCGGTCGACTCGACGATGTTGGCCAGGAAGGTCCGCATCTTCCAGGCCTTCTTCATCTCGGTGAGGTCTTCCAGGATGATCGTCGTCCCGCTCCCTCCCTCCTCAAAGGCGGTCGGGAGGATCTTGGCCCTGAAGATACGCTCGTCCCCCCACGCCACCTCGGGGACCACCACCTCGCCGGTCAAATCGTCGTCCAGGCCCGAGAGCACCATCGGCGTGGTGACGACCGGCAGGCCCGAGGTCGCAAGGTCGGTTCCCAGGAGGTCTTCCCTGTTCTGCCCGGAGAAGGTGACGAACGGCGTGTTGATCTGAAGGATCCGTCCCTCGCCGTCGAGGACCACGATCAGGTCGCTGGAATATTCGAGTAGGGCCGAGATGGGAAGACGCTGGGAGGCGGTGTAGACCTTCGCGGCCCCGTAAGTCCGCATCTCCGCCTGGCCCGAGATGAGCAGCATCTCAAGGTACTTTGCGACCGAGTTGCGGTTCAACCCCACCTTTCGTGAGATGTCGGATATGCTCAAGCCTTTTGGATTCTGGCGCAAGACCCGCCTGATCTCCCTGAGTTTTTCCGGTCCTTCCCCCATATGTGCCGGGGCATGTACCCGCACTCTTCATTTAAATTCTTTTTTTTGCTCCGGGGATGCCAGATCTCCGGTCCGTGACCCTCTCCTGACGCAGGTGAAGGAAGGAACGAATTTTCCCG
Encoded proteins:
- the ilvC gene encoding ketol-acid reductoisomerase, which encodes MVEKYYDADADLGVLAGKRIAVIGYGSQGRGQALNLRDSGLDVIVGVRPGKSWEKAIKDGIEVFQVADAVKQADVVQVLLPDEDQARTYLEAIRPGLSAGKTLMFSHGFNIHYGQIVPPPDVNVVMVAPKGPGHLVRRLYEEGAGVPALIAIEQDASGDARAVALAYAKGIGATRAAVFETSFREETETDLFGEQAVLCGGCSALIKAGFETLVANGYAPEMAYLEVCHELKLIVDLIYEGGLTTMREVVSNTARYGDLTRGPRVIGPETYAAMQEVLEEIQDGRFAKEWILENQVNRPVFSALTRADEEHDLEVVGAEIRALMPQFKK
- the mptA gene encoding GTP cyclohydrolase MptA yields the protein MDLPDVQSTCPDVRINLTRVGVKNVKKLVEVSRPDKRPVVFISNFDVYVDLPGSLKGANLSRNFEVIDEVLQEAIDGKVTEIEELCSVVARKLLDHHEYAERTEIQMRSQFMVRRETPVSKTGCHEVVKVYARAVAKRNGEHPIIRKSIGAEVTGMTACPCAQDIMKDHAIHVMQDLGVEPEKIDAFFEQVPMATHNQRGRGFLCIETDDDSHVSLETVINVLKASMSASIYELLKRGDENYVVMQAHSNARFVEDCVREMARRVVQEFGDLPGDSSLLLRQTNEESIHQHDAYAERKATLAELICELNGD
- a CDS encoding PAS domain S-box protein, with amino-acid sequence MGEGPEKLREIRRVLRQNPKGLSISDISRKVGLNRNSVAKYLEMLLISGQAEMRTYGAAKVYTASQRLPISALLEYSSDLIVVLDGEGRILQINTPFVTFSGQNREDLLGTDLATSGLPVVTTPMVLSGLDDDLTGEVVVPEVAWGDERIFRAKILPTAFEEGGSGTTIILEDLTEMKKAWKMRTFLANIVESTEDAIIGKDLDGKIVSWNEGAERLYGYMRDEMIGRTLDPLVPPENAAEMDTIQDEVEAGRGIDRLETVRVRKDGSRVDVAISVSPVRDEGGRVVGASTIARDITAQKHFEEEQRRHAEETAVLSKTAMGFVEMEDDDEVFGYIGRQVGKLLPGSTVVVSSYDRDLHAFRIEAVVGPDGEGGPGGELVGTHFPMTVREREKARTRLYEEVEIADHPAAALPGASNGGCMYAPLVCHETFLGDVVVLREGREGKEKGALIEGFMRQAAVALHRRHARLALDRSRQRARTLLNASPDLVVLIDPGGAVLDLNEQAGRIFGQAGKERAVTLHAALDKMREEVLNVGRTARGEVQACGKTFEVSMTPVRAADGRVHEIAVFLREGGAEPERPARARQDPRVSGRAH